Proteins from one Setaria italica strain Yugu1 chromosome V, Setaria_italica_v2.0, whole genome shotgun sequence genomic window:
- the LOC105914469 gene encoding uncharacterized protein LOC105914469, translating to MILLPVLHQHHWSVYCVNFGQSRIDVLDSFLYNPESDNNWDNYHLEFGKKIMHRLSDALSIAAPLKFKSFKNWRHVPVKVPVQKATSDSAFFAMKFLEFYDGDGHGSLHTSIAAERSKELRAETLYYLTFHKQNKVVALPDEILQYRRDDHHPFFY from the exons atg ATTCTTCTACCAGTTCTACATCAGCACCATTGGTCTGTTTATTGCGTTAACTTTGGCCAATCACGGATTGATGTGCTTGACTCATTTTTGTACAATCCTGAGTCTGACAACAATTGGGACAATTATCATTTGGaatttgggaaaaaaatcatgCACCGACTAAGTGATGCACTCTCCATTGCTGCACCTCTCAAATTTAAATCATTCAAGAACTGGAGACATGTCCCGGTCAAGGTTCCCGTCCAGAAGGCCACGTCGGACAGTGCATTCTTTGCCATGAAGTTTCTCGAGTTCTATGATGGTGATGGCCATGGCTCACTACACACTAGCATCGCTGCT GAACGATCTAAAGAGTTGCGTGCTGAGACCTTGTACTACCTCACTTTTCATAAGCAGAACAAGGTTGTGGCGCTGCCCGATGAAATCCTTCAGTACCGTCGAGATGATCATCACCCTTTTttctattag